The uncultured Desulfovibrio sp. DNA window GCAAAACCCGGCCTCCAGCGAACCCATTGCCCAGGCGGTTCTTGAACGGCTGCGGTAAGTTATCTCGTATAAAAAGCGGCAACGCCCGGTTCCCCATTACTCTGGGGAACCGGGCGTTTTCCGTTGGCCTTGGCCAGGCGTTAGCACACGGTCGGAAGTCCAGCCAAAAGTTATTTCACGTAGTGGATGCGCTCCGCATTAAACCTGTCCTGCTGCGTTTTTTTCTCCGCAGGATAGCCCAGTGGGAAAATGGCAAAGGCCCTCTGCCCCGCTGTCACAGGCAGAATTTTTTCCACCTTTTCCATCCGGTCTTCGTCAGGGGCCACACCAAGCCATACGCCGCCCAAGCCCAGTGAATCCACCGCCAGCCAGAGGTTTTGCATGGCTATGGCAAGATCAATCTGCGCATATTGGGGAAAACGGCAGCCCTCCTGCCGATAGGCGGCCACAATGGCCAGAGGGGCGTCTGCCGCGCACCCAGCATATGGGCTGACCTTG harbors:
- a CDS encoding nitroreductase family protein — its product is MKEIFHRVSVRKFEDRAVESDKVEQVLRAAMAAPSAGNQQPWDFYVVTSREKLHALAKVSPYAGCAADAPLAIVAAYRQEGCRFPQYAQIDLAIAMQNLWLAVDSLGLGGVWLGVAPDEDRMEKVEKILPVTAGQRAFAIFPLGYPAEKKTQQDRFNAERIHYVK